Proteins encoded in a region of the Lathamus discolor isolate bLatDis1 chromosome Z, bLatDis1.hap1, whole genome shotgun sequence genome:
- the LOC136005986 gene encoding avidin-like → MKSSAFILVLAVALVPFVIPAERKCQLSGLWRNEQDSLMEISALRDNGDFQGKYLTRVTLTGGCARTSPLKGAQQQPGEGGWPTFAFTVRWDKFSNATTTFAGQCFVDSGGKETLSTMWLLREAVGSLEEDWKATRVGRNVFTRKRTPRGKNLLSSFPSCEDTSSPAP, encoded by the exons ATGAAGAGCAGCGCTTTCATCCTGGTCCTCGCAGTGGCCCTGGTGCCGTTCGTCATTCCTGCGGAGAGGAAG TGCCAGCTCAGCGGGCTGTGGAGGAACGAGCAGGACTCACTGATGGAGATTTCAGCACTGAGGGACAACGGTGACTTCCAGGGCAAATACCTCACACGGGTCACACTCACTGGTGGCTGTGCCCGCACCTCCCCATTGAAGggtgcccagcagcagcctggtgaGGGAGGATGGCCCACCTTCGCCTTCACTGTGCGCTGGGACAAGTTCTCCA ATGCCACCACCACCTTTGCGGGGCAGTGCTTTGTGGACTCGGGTGGAAAGGAGACACTGAGCACCATGTGGCTGCTGCGTGAAGCTGTTGGGTCCCTTGAGGAGGACTGGAAAGCCACCAG GGTGGGCAGAAACGTCTTCACACGCAAACGCACCCCAAGAGGAAAGAACCTGCTGAGCTCATTCCCATCCTGTGAGGACACATCTTCACCCGCACCATGA
- the LOC136005987 gene encoding avidin-like — MVHATAFLLVLSLAMVAPVLSTGKVMAGLGCRGRSTPDTCVLAGNWTNDLGSNMTINPLSKECNFNGYYNTSVSNTDNKIEKSPLRGSQNCRDLTQPVFGFTVNWNFTDSITVFTGQCFVDEEGKEVLKTMWLLRSHVHNITDDWKATMVGTNTFTRQSVQKE, encoded by the exons ATGGTGCACGCAACCGCCTTCCTCCTCGTGCTCAGCCTGGCCATGGTGGCCCCGGTCCTCTCCACAGGAAAGGTaatggcagggctgggatgcaggggcagg TCCACTCCAGACACGTGTGTGCTGGCCGGGAACTGGACCAATGACCTGGGTTCCAACATGACCATCAACCCCCTGAGCAAAGAATGTAACTTCAACGGCTACTATAACACATCTGTGTCAAACACCGACAACAAAATTGAGAAATCACCGCTGCGGGGGTCCCAGAACTGCAGAGACCTGACCCAGCCCGTATTCGGCTTCACTGTCAACTGGAACTTTACAG atTCCATCACTGTGTTCACGGGCCAGTGCTTCGTGGatgaggagggaaaggaggtCTTGAAGACGATGTGGCTCCTGCGGTCGCATGTGCACAACATCACGGACGACTGGAAAGCCACCAT GGTCGGCACCAACACCTTCACCCGCCAGAGTGTGCAGAAAGAGTGA